In one window of Aminivibrio pyruvatiphilus DNA:
- the smpB gene encoding SsrA-binding protein SmpB gives MADRTVAQNRKARHDYFILETFECGIVLTGTEIKSVRDGKVNLKEGYALIRNGELWLVGVHISPYEKGSYYNHEPLRDRKLLMKKHEILRLFSKVREKGLTLVPLSVYLKEGRRAKVELALVKGKLLHDKRDSIAERDAKRDMERAVRHRNRDE, from the coding sequence ATGGCTGACCGGACAGTAGCGCAGAACAGAAAAGCCCGACATGACTACTTCATCCTTGAGACCTTTGAATGCGGCATCGTCCTCACGGGCACGGAGATCAAATCCGTCCGGGACGGCAAGGTCAACCTCAAGGAAGGCTACGCGCTGATCCGGAACGGCGAACTCTGGCTCGTGGGGGTCCACATCTCCCCCTACGAAAAGGGCAGCTACTACAACCACGAACCTCTCCGGGACCGGAAGCTCCTGATGAAGAAGCATGAAATCCTGCGCCTCTTCTCGAAGGTCCGGGAAAAAGGTCTCACCCTCGTTCCCCTCTCTGTGTACCTCAAGGAGGGGAGGCGGGCCAAGGTGGAACTAGCGCTCGTCAAGGGAAAGCTGCTTCACGACAAGCGGGACTCCATCGCGGAGCGGGACGCCAAGCGCGACATGGAACGGGCGGTCCGGCACAGAAACAGGGACGAGTAA
- a CDS encoding SAM-dependent methyltransferase, which translates to MTRSISARREVITVDIPRIFNITESAHRIHNPVTPEKLAVLGAALRMEPGTRVLDLGSGSGEMLCTWARDHGITGTGVDMSSLFTEQAKLRALELGVADKVRFIHGDAAGYVSDEKVGVAACVGATWIGGGVAGTIDLLKRSLDAGGIILIGEPYWRQLPPSEDVARGCLAQSISDFLLLPGLIASFGRLGCDVVEMVLADQDGWDRYEAAKWLTMRRWLEANPGDELAETVRAELTSEPVRYAAYTREYLGWGVFALMPW; encoded by the coding sequence ATGACCCGATCTATTTCCGCCCGCAGGGAGGTTATTACAGTGGACATTCCGCGAATATTCAACATCACTGAAAGCGCTCACCGCATCCACAACCCGGTCACGCCCGAAAAGCTCGCCGTTCTCGGCGCTGCGCTGCGCATGGAACCGGGAACCCGTGTGCTCGACCTCGGCAGCGGTTCGGGGGAAATGCTGTGCACCTGGGCACGGGATCACGGCATCACCGGCACCGGTGTCGACATGAGCAGTCTTTTCACTGAACAGGCGAAACTTCGCGCCCTGGAGCTCGGTGTCGCCGATAAGGTCAGGTTCATCCACGGTGATGCCGCCGGGTACGTCTCTGACGAGAAGGTCGGAGTGGCGGCCTGTGTCGGGGCCACCTGGATCGGCGGGGGAGTCGCCGGCACCATCGACCTTCTGAAGCGAAGCCTTGACGCCGGAGGGATCATTCTCATCGGCGAGCCCTACTGGCGGCAGCTTCCGCCTTCGGAAGACGTTGCCAGGGGGTGTCTTGCACAATCGATCTCCGATTTTCTTCTTCTTCCCGGACTTATTGCGTCTTTCGGCCGCCTCGGCTGTGACGTCGTTGAAATGGTCCTGGCCGACCAGGACGGCTGGGACAGATACGAAGCGGCAAAGTGGCTCACCATGCGCCGGTGGCTGGAAGCCAATCCCGGCGACGAGCTGGCCGAAACCGTCCGGGCCGAACTGACCTCCGAACCCGTGCGCTACGCTGCCTACACCCGTGAATACCTGGGCTGGGGAGTGTTCGCGCTGATGCCGTGGTAG